From a single Planctellipticum variicoloris genomic region:
- a CDS encoding ComF family protein codes for MPAILSRTAHSLWRPARSVWDSAVDFVYPPACVLCLCDLPSSRRKTDWWTTSLCAECRAELAPPVLQDCQRCGAPAGPFADTSSGCPYCRDDRFVFEAVYRLNVYEGKLREACLRAKSAWGEPMARVLADLVWERSGAQMREIGFSCVIPVPPHWTRRYQQPHSAPETIARRLAAHLQIPVRSTALAKIRRTPRQAGASPTVRRQQQRGTFRCRQPAHIAGRTVLLVDDILTTGSTAQAAARALKDAGVRRVFVAAIARGLGRHA; via the coding sequence ATGCCTGCGATACTCTCCCGTACGGCCCATTCGCTCTGGCGGCCCGCCCGAAGCGTCTGGGATTCCGCCGTCGACTTCGTCTATCCGCCGGCCTGCGTTCTGTGCCTGTGCGATCTGCCGTCGTCGCGGCGTAAAACGGACTGGTGGACGACCTCCCTCTGTGCGGAGTGCCGGGCCGAACTGGCGCCGCCCGTGCTGCAGGACTGCCAGCGGTGCGGCGCTCCGGCGGGACCGTTCGCCGACACGTCGAGCGGCTGCCCATATTGCCGGGATGACCGGTTTGTATTCGAAGCTGTCTATCGTCTCAACGTCTATGAGGGGAAGCTGCGGGAAGCGTGTCTGCGGGCCAAGTCCGCGTGGGGCGAACCGATGGCCCGCGTGCTGGCGGATCTCGTCTGGGAACGGAGTGGAGCCCAGATGCGGGAGATCGGGTTCTCCTGTGTGATTCCTGTCCCGCCCCACTGGACGCGCCGGTACCAGCAGCCGCACTCAGCCCCGGAGACGATCGCCCGCAGGCTGGCCGCACACCTGCAGATTCCCGTTCGCAGCACGGCGCTGGCCAAGATCCGCCGGACGCCGCGGCAGGCCGGAGCGTCGCCGACGGTCCGTCGGCAGCAGCAGCGGGGGACCTTTCGCTGCCGCCAGCCGGCCCATATTGCAGGGCGAACGGTTCTGCTGGTGGATGACATTCTAACGACCGGTTCGACCGCTCAGGCGGCCGCCCGCGCCCTGAAAGACGCCGGGGTCCGTCGGGTTTTCGTGGCGGCGATCGCCCGCGGGCTGGGGCGACATGCCTGA
- the epmA gene encoding EF-P lysine aminoacylase EpmA, which yields MTSDIGDESAHHNALPTASIVALQQRARLLRTVRQFFDDRGYWELETPLLSHDIVVDAWLEPFVADWLPEPQRWAAGGQPLYLQTSPEFAMKRVLAAGATAVWQICKAFRNGEVGRRHNPEFTMLEWYRVGDDHHAQMQVTEDLVRSVLQAGVSVRNGSESTAVRQGCEPAPYERLTYDQAFLRHAGRTVLDAAQTDLAALALRRGLVPPPGLADDDRDGWLNFLLAELVEPQLGRDRPTFLLDYPASQAALAKTRCDVPGGPAVAERFELYVDGIELCNGYHELTDAGILRQRIDEQSALRFAAGLRPLPRESRLLDVMEAGLPESSGVALGLDRLFMLALGCTSIDEVLAFPLARA from the coding sequence ATGACTTCGGACATCGGCGACGAGTCGGCCCATCACAACGCCCTGCCGACGGCTTCGATTGTCGCACTTCAGCAGCGCGCGCGGCTGTTGCGAACTGTCCGGCAGTTCTTCGACGATCGCGGTTACTGGGAACTGGAAACGCCGCTTCTGTCGCATGACATCGTGGTCGATGCCTGGCTGGAACCGTTCGTCGCCGACTGGCTGCCGGAGCCTCAACGGTGGGCCGCGGGCGGTCAGCCCCTCTACCTGCAGACCTCGCCCGAGTTCGCCATGAAGCGGGTTCTGGCCGCCGGGGCGACGGCGGTCTGGCAGATCTGCAAGGCCTTCCGCAACGGCGAAGTCGGCCGGAGGCACAATCCCGAATTCACCATGCTGGAGTGGTACCGTGTTGGCGACGACCACCACGCCCAGATGCAGGTGACCGAAGACCTGGTGCGGAGCGTCCTGCAGGCGGGCGTTTCCGTTCGAAACGGATCGGAGTCGACGGCCGTTCGACAGGGCTGCGAGCCCGCCCCCTACGAACGTCTGACGTACGACCAGGCATTTCTGCGACACGCCGGTCGAACCGTCCTCGACGCCGCGCAGACGGATCTGGCTGCCTTGGCACTCAGACGCGGTCTCGTTCCGCCCCCCGGTCTGGCGGACGACGATCGCGACGGCTGGCTCAATTTTCTGCTGGCGGAGCTGGTCGAGCCGCAACTGGGACGCGACCGGCCGACGTTTCTGCTCGACTACCCGGCGTCGCAGGCCGCACTGGCGAAGACGCGTTGCGACGTTCCCGGCGGACCGGCCGTCGCCGAACGGTTCGAGCTGTACGTCGACGGCATCGAACTGTGCAATGGCTACCACGAGCTGACCGACGCCGGCATTCTGCGGCAGCGAATCGACGAGCAGTCGGCGCTGCGGTTCGCCGCGGGATTGAGGCCGCTTCCGCGGGAGAGCCGGCTCCTGGACGTGATGGAAGCCGGGCTGCCGGAATCGTCGGGCGTGGCGCTGGGGCTCGATCGACTGTTCATGCTCGCGCTGGGCTGCACGTCGATCGACGAGGTCCTCGCGTTTCCGCTGGCCCGGGCCTGA
- the hpnE gene encoding hydroxysqualene dehydroxylase HpnE, with product MSDSVIIVGGGLAGLAAAAGLAVHGVQSVVLESRPRLGGRASSFQDAGSGEFVDNCQHVAMGCCTNFLHFCRLTGLAPYFRAAECLHFIGPDGRDHRFAADRLPAPLHLARAFAGLSYLGWSDKLALALGLRALADPAAGVERGETFAAWLERHRQPPRAVRRFWEVVLVSALSETLDRISVPIARKVFVDSFLTNANGWTVEIPTVPLDDLYSGPLLQWLIGQGVEVRVSTGVERVHVADDGTPSVELRSGERLVAKDAIVAVPFFRVLDLLPPVLADDPAIRGVSELEAAPITSVHLWFDRPVTDLPHAVFVDRLVQWVFQRERLAVEGSPRSWYCQVVISASRMLAGQSQADVLRQVLAELSQVWPAVAQAALLHSRQVTERRAVFSPLPGSEALRPAQQTLVPGIQLSGDWTQTGWPATMEGAVRSGYLAAENILRRRGQSDLLLQPDLPVSPLSRALLPICDPDLADKRS from the coding sequence ATGTCGGATTCGGTCATTATTGTTGGCGGCGGTCTCGCCGGTCTGGCCGCCGCGGCGGGTCTCGCCGTGCATGGCGTGCAGTCCGTGGTGCTCGAATCTCGCCCGCGGCTGGGTGGGCGGGCCAGTTCGTTTCAGGATGCGGGCTCGGGAGAGTTCGTCGACAACTGCCAGCACGTGGCGATGGGCTGCTGCACGAACTTTCTGCACTTCTGCCGGCTGACCGGCCTGGCGCCGTACTTCCGGGCGGCGGAGTGTCTGCACTTCATCGGTCCCGACGGCCGGGACCACCGTTTTGCGGCCGATCGCCTGCCGGCGCCGCTCCATCTGGCGCGGGCGTTCGCCGGGCTGTCCTATCTGGGCTGGAGCGACAAACTGGCACTGGCGCTGGGCCTGCGCGCCCTGGCCGACCCGGCGGCCGGCGTGGAACGTGGCGAGACTTTCGCCGCGTGGCTGGAGCGTCATCGACAGCCGCCGCGGGCCGTGCGTCGTTTCTGGGAAGTCGTGCTGGTCAGCGCCCTGAGCGAAACGCTGGACCGGATCAGCGTGCCGATTGCGCGAAAGGTCTTTGTCGACTCGTTCCTGACCAACGCCAACGGCTGGACGGTCGAGATTCCGACGGTCCCGCTCGACGACCTCTATTCGGGGCCGCTGCTGCAGTGGCTGATCGGACAGGGGGTGGAAGTCCGGGTCTCGACCGGCGTGGAGCGCGTACATGTGGCAGACGACGGGACGCCGTCCGTGGAGCTGCGCTCGGGGGAGAGACTCGTCGCGAAGGACGCGATCGTGGCCGTTCCGTTCTTTCGCGTGCTCGATCTGCTGCCGCCGGTTCTGGCCGACGATCCCGCGATCCGCGGCGTTTCCGAACTGGAAGCCGCTCCGATCACCAGCGTGCATCTGTGGTTTGACCGTCCGGTCACCGATCTGCCGCATGCAGTCTTCGTCGACCGCCTGGTTCAATGGGTTTTTCAGCGGGAACGCCTGGCCGTCGAGGGGTCTCCCAGGAGCTGGTACTGCCAGGTGGTGATCAGCGCCAGCCGGATGTTGGCCGGGCAATCCCAGGCTGATGTTCTCCGGCAAGTCCTCGCAGAACTGTCTCAGGTCTGGCCGGCGGTCGCACAGGCGGCGCTGCTCCATAGCCGGCAGGTCACCGAACGGCGGGCGGTTTTCTCGCCGCTGCCGGGGAGCGAAGCCCTGCGGCCTGCGCAGCAGACGCTCGTTCCCGGCATCCAGCTTTCCGGGGATTGGACGCAGACCGGCTGGCCTGCGACGATGGAGGGGGCTGTTCGCAGCGGTTATCTGGCGGCGGAGAATATTCTTCGTCGTCGCGGTCAGTCTGACTTGCTCCTGCAGCCCGATCTCCCCGTTTCGCCTCTGTCCCGCGCCCTGCTGCCAATTTGCGACCCCGACCTGGCGGATAAGAGATCCTGA